One window of the Daphnia pulex isolate KAP4 chromosome 8, ASM2113471v1 genome contains the following:
- the LOC124199360 gene encoding ctenidin-3-like, with product MTDPTPSVSSSQHSQQHKKISSITAENRAIMKVVIILACWTALAAAQILRPIVADLDVAADHHESHGGGHGGHHGGSSHHGGGGHYGGGGGGHHGGGSSHHGGGSNHGGGGHYGGGEYGRKRRSIEEIQAAIAVAESVVDASADLDVAADHHGTNGGGHGGHHGGSSHHSGGGHYGGSSHHGGGGHHGGGGHNGGGHYGGGDWGRKRRSIEEIQRIRS from the exons ATGACAGACCCAACACCATCAGTCTCATCATCCCAACATTCACAGCAACATAAGAAGATCAGCAGCATAACAGCTGAAAACCGAGCCATCATGAAAGTCGTG ATTATATTAGCGTGCTGGACAGCGCTGGCCGCCGCCCAAATCTTAAGGCCAATTGTCGCCGATTTAGATGTGGCCGCAGATCATCATGAGAGCCACGGCGGAGGCCATGGAGGTCACCATGGCGGAAGCAGTCACCACGGCGGAGGTGGTCACTACGGCGGAGGCGGAGGCGGTCACCACGGCGGAGGCAGCAGTCACCACGGCGGAGGTAGTAACCACGGCGGAGGCGGACATTACGGAGGCGGGGAATATGGACGCAAACGCCGCTCTATTGAAGAAATCCAAGCAGCAATCGCCGTTGCGGAATCCGTCGTCGATGCCTCTGCTGATTTAGACGTGGCCGCAGATCATCATGGGACAAACGGCGGAGGCCATGGAGGTCATCATGGCGGAAGCAGTCACCACAGCGGAGGTGGTCACTACGGTGGAAGCAGTCACCACGGCGGAGGCGGTCACCACGGCGGAGGTGGTCATAATGGAGGCGGACATTACGGTGGCGGTGATTGGGGACGCAAGCGCCGCTCtattgaagaaatccaacgTATACGATCCTAA
- the LOC124200557 gene encoding uncharacterized protein LOC124200557: protein MNKDLFKSLRILSNSQNTSQVPTELVVDGRSMTEEEEIIKELGNSFFPAPKPIGPEQEEIINTYANYKKASANEVQPTITSEEVEAAVFALNASSSPGTDGISISIIQEVYSLLADTLRILYNKCLDLKYYPKQWKDAKVTILKKPNKESYKNVKSFRPISVLNSLGKIFEKIIYNRLTWMLVTEKWFGESQHGFRQGRSTVSAMHSLVSTIETNRESRGYTAAVFLDISGAFDGAWPAAILAALTKRKCPLYLIDIIASLLKDRTAIIKTNQGLYKCSIQIGCPQGGVLSPFLWIILAEELISMSYPFPYKIIGYADDIAIVCWHKVIDIAISNLQLIANDTVAKCDRYLLDINALKTILMIFSNKRTIEPCNFKIKENIISPSATSKFVGFELDTKLSWKSHIEEKCRATQRQIHILRRCLRRTWGLDTKKLVTLYKTIIVPKLLYGCSVWCRVILIKSYKTKLQTVQRSMLKCITRSLKNVPLNSLLIISNFLPIELKILEFSVNYYLSHKHVEFSPSSAATIGAVLHKQKLDQTMDSTRKFHSRSHPPWKLSKLNYRSEDESTLPPEENGLAIYTKSHKSTAGVGLGIVCCASKVVVQTAQEKLAANTTENQAEILGLLAALQYAVANKSNYTSCNIFCKSVPALKDCTKNEKLNEAAITCRKLCYDNRDHIHLNLVAKEAEGIDLAKEAAKAVLDLGSQVTKDQPWSIELLKDKIKTEIQKLWSDEWAGSKTGTHTRRFFPRPSDASCLNGSYIHQEITQVLTGHCRLNHHLHLIKTISSPQCECGHGDETVEHFLFHCARYASQRSHLIQACSSSKKTFPPSLEDIPKFRHIWKEFKDFILKTERLK from the coding sequence ATGAACAAGGACTTATTTAAGAGCCTAAGAATCTTGTCCAATAGCCAGAACACCAGCCAAGTGCCCACGGAACTTGTTGTGGATGGAAGGTCTatgacggaagaagaagagataatCAAAGAGCTAGGTAACAGCTTTTTTCCTGCCCCAAAACCAATTGGCCCAGAGCAGGAAGAAATTATCAACACGTATGCAAACTACAAGAAAGCAAGCGCAAATGAAGTACAACCAACCATTACAAGTGAAGAAGTAGAAGCAGCAGTCTTCGCACTAAACGCAAGCTCGTCTCCGGGCACAGATGGGATCTCAATCTCAATTATACAAGAGGTATATTCATTACTAGCTGATACCCTCCGGATCTTATACAATAAGTGCTTAGACCTCAAATACTATCCTAAGCAATGGAAGGACGCGAAGGTAACTATACTTAAAAAACCCAATAAAGAGTcatataaaaatgttaaaagctTCCGACCTATTAGTGTTCTGAATTCCCTTGGTAaaatatttgagaaaattatttacaataGGCTAACATGGATGTTGGTGACAGAGAAATGGTTTGGAGAGAGTCAGCATGGATTTCGACAAGGAAGGTCAACAGTGAGTGCCATGCATTCTCTGGTAAGCACAATCGAAACAAACCGTGAAAGCAGAGGTTACACAGCAGCGGTTTTTCTGGACATAAGCGGGGCGTTTGATGGGGCTTGGCCGGCAGCGATACTGGCAGCACTGACCAAAAGGAAGTGCCCACTCTATCTCATTGACATAATCGCAAGCCTGCTCAAGGATCGGACCGcgataatcaaaacaaatcagGGACTTTACAAATGCTCAATACAAATAGGGTGCCCACAGGGCGGAGTCCTATCTCCATTCTTGTGGATCATCCTGGCGGAAGAGCTCATAAGTATGTCGTATCCTTTCCCCTATAAAATAATTGGCTATGCGGACGATATTGCTATCGTCTGCTGGCACAAAGTTATTGATATTGCCATAAGCAATTTACAGCTAATAGCTAACGACACAGTGGCAAAATGTGATCGCTATCTATTAGATATAAACGCACTCAAAACAATTCTCATGATTTtctcaaacaaaagaacaatagAGCCATGTAactttaaaatcaaagaaaacattatCTCACCCTCTGCGACTTCCAAGTTTGTCGGTTTCGAATTAGATACCAAACTCAGTTGGAAGTCACATATTGAGGAAAAATGTCGGGCAACCCAAAGACAAATCCACATTCTGAGGAGATGTTTAAGGCGCACCTGGGGTTTAGACACAAAAAAACTGGTCACTCTCTACAAAACTATTATTGTACCCAAACTCCTTTATGGATGCTCAGTGTGGTGTCGTGTTATTCTAATCAAATCATACAAGACCAAATTGCAAACTGTTCAAAGATCGATGCTCAAATGCATCACACGATCGCTAAAAAATGTGCCCTTAAATTCCCttctaattatttcaaatttcttaccTATCGAGCTAAAAATCCTTGAATTTTCTGTCAATTATTATCTTTCTCATAAACATGTCGAATTTTCTCCCTCCTCTGCCGCAACTATTGGTGCGGTACTGCATAAACAAAAACTCGATCAAACAATGGACAGCACGCGAAAATTCCACTCGCGAAGTCACCCACCATGGAAGCTGAGCAAACTGAACTACAGATCAGAAGATGAATCTACACTTCCACCAGAAGAAAACGGCCTGGCCATCTACACTAAAAGCCACAAATCTACAGCAGGAGTCGGACTTGGGATTGTCTGTTGTGCATCAAAGGTAGTCGTCCAAACCGCACAAGAGAAGTTAGCCGCAAACACAACTGAAAACCAGGCGGAAATCCTAGGCCTGCTAGCTGCACTACAATATGCTGTTGCAAATAAGAGCAACTATACTAGCTGCAATATTTTTTGCAAATCTGTCCCTGCCCTCAAGGACTgcactaaaaatgaaaaactgaacgaaGCAGCAATCACCTGTAGAAAGCTATGCTACGACAATCGGGACCACATTCATCTCAATCTAGTCGCTAAAGAAGCAGAAGGTATTGACCTCGCAAAAGAAGCAGCAAAAGCTGTCCTCGATCTTGGCTCTCAAGTAACTAAAGATCAACCCTGGTCAATAGAACTTCTCAAAGATAAGATCAAGACGGAAATTCAAAAGCTGTGGAGTGACGAGTGGGCCGGCAGCAAAACaggaacacacacaagaagatTTTTCCCGCGACCATCGGACGCCAGCTGCCTAAATGGAAGCTACATACATCAGGAAATAACCCAAGTCCTAACGGGGCATTGCAGACTAAATCACCATCTCCATCTCATCAAAACAATCTCATCACCGCAGTGTGAGTGCGGCCATGGCGACGAAACAGTAGAACATTTTCTGTTCCACTGTGCACGATACGCAAGTCAAAGATCACACCTCATCCAGGCGTGCTCAAGCAGCAAAAAAACGTTTCCACCATCGCTAGAGGACATCCCAAAGTTCCGGCACATATGGAAAGAGTTTAAAGACTTCATCCTGAAGACCGAaaggttaaaataa
- the LOC124199356 gene encoding collagen alpha-1(I) chain-like isoform X1, which yields MKTSVLAFFAMVWMTQSQMQTTMRRPQFKITDDEFNWYKPVAVILKPASKRDLQQRLLQVNFDKFLLASYPPSLLPPWPFVHDYSALFRRWINYQSSDRLRDVYRRYELAGHVERRLTSLARMGLVAIPKVTKINRQRSGNNRNQEQQQMPEQNLRSRTANPYDFFSGKKGKDKLPPPWLYELVGPPGPAGKDGVNGIHGINGVDGKDGRDGISGAIGPPGPQGLMGPPGQNGMNGSPGPQGPPGIPGAQGVQGSQGPQGSDGKDGSDGTHGKDGTPGAAGPSGTPGQNAKDGRDGSAGPPGAPGQPGTAGQNGKDGVDGKDGQDGAPGPPGPPGKDGQDGRPGTYGQDGQDGSVGAAGPSGVAGLSGAAGVSGPAGVPGIPGTPGTPGVQWPSSSIG from the exons ATGAAAACATCG GTGTTGGCCTTTTTCGCCATGGTGTGGATGACGCAGTCTCAAATGCAAACGACAATGCGTCGGCCACAGTTCAAAATTACCGACGACGAATTCAATTGGTACAAGCCGGTTGCAGTTATCCTGAAACCGGCGTCGAAACGAGATTTGCAACAGCGACTGCTTCAGGTTAATTTCGATAAATTCCTGTTAGCGTCTTATCCGCCATCTCTACTTCCACCTTGGCCGTTTGTCCATGATTATTCCGCTTTATTCCGCCGCTGGATTAATTACCAATCGAGTGACAGATTAAGGGATGTGTACAGAAGATACGAATTAGCTGGCCATGTCGAGCGTAGGTTAACATCTCTGGCCAGAATGGGACTCGTTGCCATTCCGAAGGTGACGAAAATCAATCGCCAAAGAAGTGGAAATAACCGAAATCAGGAACAACAACAGATGCCAGAACAAA ACTTGCGTTCCCGAACAGCCAATCCTTACGATTTCTTTTCAgggaaaaaaggtaaagaCAAACTGCCACCTCCGTGGTTGTATGAACTCGTCGGACCTCCTGGACCAGCTG GAAAAGACGGTGTCAATGGCATTCATGGAATTAATGGTGTCGATGGGAAGGATGGTAGAGACGGAATTTCCGGAGCAATCGGTCCACCCGGACCTCAAGGTTTAATGG GCCCCCCTGGGCAAAATGGAATGAATGGCTCACCGGGCCCTCAAGGCCCTCCCGGAATACCTGGTGCTCAAGGAGTTCAAGGGTCGCAAGGCCCACAAG GGAGCGACGGAAAGGATGGTTCCGATGGAACGCACGGGAAGGATGGGACTCCTGGCGCTGCTG GGCCTTCCGGTACACCAGGACAGAATGCAAAAGACGGAAGAGATGGATCAGCTGGACCACCCGGCGCACCAG gTCAACCAGGAACTGCCGGACAAAATGGGAAGGATGGAGTTGACGGGAAAGATGGTCAAGACGGAGCTCCGGGTCCACCTG GTCCTCCTGGAAAAGACGGCCAAGATGGAAGGCCCGGAACGTATGGCCAAGATGGTCAAGATGGATCGGTAGGAGCAGCCGGGCCTAGCGGAGTAGCTGGATTATCAGGTGCCGCTGGCGTTAGCGGGccag CCGGAGTACCAGGAATTCCCGGAACGCCAGGGACCCCTGGTGTTCAGTGGCCATCAAGTTCAATCGGCTAA
- the LOC124200556 gene encoding solute carrier family 66 member 3-like — protein sequence MADLYSLSLGFANISKTVLCVVLKVPQIISLVNSKSTTGLSLSGTLLELTSFTIGLCYNVFSGYALSSYLEYPILVGQVLLLLALLLHYSRRIGSKWLAAFGVYSAVVYALSTGMFPGALLVTLMSLCTPLSAASRLVQIRTMHFSQNSESVSVLTWSIAVYTGVMRIFITLDRGFDAPLLANYSVSLILNLAVITLALKLRRPSKKNKKIE from the exons ATGGCTGATTTGTATTCATTATCACTCGGCTTtgccaacatttcaaaaactgttttgtGTGTCGTTTTAAAAGTGCCACAGATCATTAGTCTGGTGAACAGCAAAAGCACGACTGGATTGAGTCTATCCGGCACTCTACTTGAATTGACTTC GTTTACTATTGGGCTCTGCTACAATGTATTCAGCGGTTACGCACTTTCGTCCTATTTGGAGTATCCGATTCTTGTCGGGCAGGTTCTCCTTCTGTTGGCCCTTTTACTCCATTACAGTCGACGAATCGGTTCGAAATGGTTGGCCGCATTTGGAGTTTATTCAGCCGTCGTCTACGCCTTGTCCACAGGCATGTTTCCTGGCGCTTTGCTAGTCACGTTGATg AGCCTCTGCACGCCGTTATCTGCGGCGAGTAGACTGGTCCAAATTCGAACTATGCACTTCTCTCAAAACTCGGAGTCTGTCAGTGTTTTGACTTGGTCAATCGCCGTCTATACGGGCGTTA tgcgaatttttattactttggATCGCGGTTTCGACGCTCCGCTGTTGGCCAACTATTCAGTTAGTTTGATACTTAATTTGGCCGTGATCACTTTGGCGTTGAAACTGAGACGgccatcaaagaaaaacaagaaaatcgaGTGA
- the LOC124199356 gene encoding collagen alpha-1(I) chain-like isoform X2 encodes MKTSVLAFFAMVWMTQSQMQTTMRRPQFKITDDEFNWYKPVAVILKPASKRDLQQRLLQVNFDKFLLASYPPSLLPPWPFVHDYSALFRRWINYQSSDRLRDVYRRYELAGHVERRLTSLARMGLVAIPKVTKINRQRSGNNRNQEQQQMPEQRKKGKDKLPPPWLYELVGPPGPAGKDGVNGIHGINGVDGKDGRDGISGAIGPPGPQGLMGPPGQNGMNGSPGPQGPPGIPGAQGVQGSQGPQGSDGKDGSDGTHGKDGTPGAAGPSGTPGQNAKDGRDGSAGPPGAPGQPGTAGQNGKDGVDGKDGQDGAPGPPGPPGKDGQDGRPGTYGQDGQDGSVGAAGPSGVAGLSGAAGVSGPAGVPGIPGTPGTPGVQWPSSSIG; translated from the exons ATGAAAACATCG GTGTTGGCCTTTTTCGCCATGGTGTGGATGACGCAGTCTCAAATGCAAACGACAATGCGTCGGCCACAGTTCAAAATTACCGACGACGAATTCAATTGGTACAAGCCGGTTGCAGTTATCCTGAAACCGGCGTCGAAACGAGATTTGCAACAGCGACTGCTTCAGGTTAATTTCGATAAATTCCTGTTAGCGTCTTATCCGCCATCTCTACTTCCACCTTGGCCGTTTGTCCATGATTATTCCGCTTTATTCCGCCGCTGGATTAATTACCAATCGAGTGACAGATTAAGGGATGTGTACAGAAGATACGAATTAGCTGGCCATGTCGAGCGTAGGTTAACATCTCTGGCCAGAATGGGACTCGTTGCCATTCCGAAGGTGACGAAAATCAATCGCCAAAGAAGTGGAAATAACCGAAATCAGGAACAACAACAGATGCCAGAACAAA ggaaaaaaggtaaagaCAAACTGCCACCTCCGTGGTTGTATGAACTCGTCGGACCTCCTGGACCAGCTG GAAAAGACGGTGTCAATGGCATTCATGGAATTAATGGTGTCGATGGGAAGGATGGTAGAGACGGAATTTCCGGAGCAATCGGTCCACCCGGACCTCAAGGTTTAATGG GCCCCCCTGGGCAAAATGGAATGAATGGCTCACCGGGCCCTCAAGGCCCTCCCGGAATACCTGGTGCTCAAGGAGTTCAAGGGTCGCAAGGCCCACAAG GGAGCGACGGAAAGGATGGTTCCGATGGAACGCACGGGAAGGATGGGACTCCTGGCGCTGCTG GGCCTTCCGGTACACCAGGACAGAATGCAAAAGACGGAAGAGATGGATCAGCTGGACCACCCGGCGCACCAG gTCAACCAGGAACTGCCGGACAAAATGGGAAGGATGGAGTTGACGGGAAAGATGGTCAAGACGGAGCTCCGGGTCCACCTG GTCCTCCTGGAAAAGACGGCCAAGATGGAAGGCCCGGAACGTATGGCCAAGATGGTCAAGATGGATCGGTAGGAGCAGCCGGGCCTAGCGGAGTAGCTGGATTATCAGGTGCCGCTGGCGTTAGCGGGccag CCGGAGTACCAGGAATTCCCGGAACGCCAGGGACCCCTGGTGTTCAGTGGCCATCAAGTTCAATCGGCTAA